From Daucus carota subsp. sativus chromosome 6, DH1 v3.0, whole genome shotgun sequence:
ACTtgactcggttaatttcactagtcgagtcgagccggctcgtttagctaaacgagccggttttaacgagtcgagcgaaCCAACTCATATAATTTTACACGTAATCGAGtccaaacctctacccgaactcggcttgtttaattaaacgagccgaaacctttgcccgaactcgactcttttaacgagtcgagccgagcccacttaaacgagttcgagccgggcgagctcgcgagccgcccgactcgaattacagttCTACGATCAACGGAACATTTTCATACTCTatcattttgttttattttatccaCTTTTAGCTAACAATTTtagatttatttaataatatacaaataaaaaaggtaaagtattcataaatttaatattgtatTATTAAGATTGTGTTCACTTAGATATAATGGAATGACGAGGGAATGAAATGGAAAAATTtgtgactaaatatgaatgtttttaaatttcttataataGAAATAGAAATTGTAAAAAGACATAATGTAGAAATCGAAGGAACATTGTTTTCAAAACACGtggattataattataattaaaataatataaattgaataattgaaaaaataaaaattataaatattttttctaatcaataaaatgtttaccttacaaaatttatttcattttctctAATTTCGTGTAACCCAGCCGCAAAAAGAAATACGAGACCGCAATTATCTGAACAGGATGTACTCCAGAGTACAGCATTTAAGTGGACCCTAAcccttcttcaaaaaaaaaaaaaaaagtggaccCTAACCCTAATTACGCCGCATTGCATTCCAAACCACATGAGTCGGAAGTTTGatgtgaataaatatatatttttgggaTTTTTGGTATTGGGCTCTATCAATCGTCAGAAAGAGTACACGTGTTCTTCTTTTATTTCTTATCGCAACTTAAAATGCTCAACTATCGCCTCACGCTCAAAATATATCCTCTTCCTTGTAAGTTGTTAGTTACGGCTCACCTAGGACTTCAAGACTTTATTGTTGGGTATAGACAGTTGAGGAATATTCGATGAATAATAAAGTTTAtctctttaattttttgatataatatttcaattacAAAACATTAtttccaaataaaatatatcaatatttagaaatttaccatatatataatagtaatatttaattatttaaaaatagataGGACCAGACACTTCCTGAGCAAACACATTACCGGTATTGTGATATTATctgaaaaacaaaaacaatttttttttttttttttaacgtaggaacccgcagccgctacccttcgggtgcgtactggataaacccacgagctcacgcaatagcctgcaaattatgtgaaccaaggtaaaccaaATTAGAAAGCTTAAAAGACAAAAGTCTTGAAAATAAACAAGGTTGGCAGTGGAGAGAAATCAGATGCGGTGGATATAAAATCCTTTTACCAATTACAACGAGGTAATTTACGGTATCTGAAATGGTTTCTTAAGTTGAAGGGGATGATTGACTTTTTAGAGAAAAGCTAAAAAAACATAGGCATGAGTAGAAGAATATTGTTAAATATGCAAAATACAATATTGCTGAAATTAAGATTTAACAAACAAGAATTGGATATAGCTGTTGGCGCTCCCAACCTAAAAATGAGTGTTACGGCACACTCCAACCAGTGctcaaatatgataaaatttcaTTCCTCGTGCAGACAGAAGTTGAAATTAGCAGGCAATTTTGTAATTAGGAAAACGAAAGAAAGAATGAACTACCAGGGAAGCAAAGGATAGACAGACAGAACACGAAACTGTggacaataaaacattaaaaattaaatttagaaagTCGGAAGAAATTAGAaaactaacaataataatatgagGCTGCAAAATTTATTTGTCTCAAGGTTGTGTTCGAGGCCAATTTGTATTTAACAAGAAAGTGGACCGAAAGTCCAACAAGTAGCAAAGTATAGACAACTCCACAAGCCATACCCAGGGCAATGAAAACTGTGATTCCCACACTAGGATACAGGCAATTACAACTGCAACCAACTGGTATACAAAACAATAACTTTAAAGGTAATATAGAAACAGTGGATCAATTCCATGGGCTTCTATGCCGAGCATCTCTAAACACTGAAGTTCCACCAGAAGCTGCAGGTGAAGGAGAGGATGCGATATAGTTTGTTCCAGATGCAGAGACAGTGGGTACACTTGCCAAATTACCTTGTTGTCCAGTTGGAGCAAAGCGAGATGGACTAGCAGAGGCCCATGGAGTTGCTCGAGATGAATGTGGAACCTGTGCAAGGAGAcagtaataaataaattgaaataaccATTGCCAGTTTAGAAGGTTTCGAAGTACCACTGTTATTTTGGATATTAACAAGATGTAAGATCCAACATAATAAGCTGTGATTGCTATGTAATTATGTGATAAATTTAATCtcttcttaaatttattttgtgcTGTAAAAGATATTACTGAAGTCGGCAGATCCGACTTATTGAATGCTCGCTTATCATTTTTACGATTCTAAAGGTTACAAGCCttttcattttatgaaatcataGCCATTTACACCAGATTCAAGCAAGCATATTGACTAAAAAATACTACCAAAAGCCGCAAACTAACAAATTCATGATGAATAAAGATGATTTAGAAagattgtactccctccgtttcaaaatacatgtccacttcagaaaaaaaaaaattgtttcaaaatacttgtccacttcaactttcaatgtaaatttacATTTCCAAAATCGactctccttcacatatttcaaatttatatttccaagatcaaccatataccacatattaggttcaattaatgacttaatacacctagggttaaaaatggggtggggaaaaCGGGGAACCCGCCCTAACCCGCCCCGAATGGGGCAGATCTGCCCCGttaatatggggaatggggcagtgacggggaatgattttctgccccgccaaaatatagggcaagtatggtatttgttgaatccccgtggggattccccgccccgccccgcatatatttaatataaataaataattatattcaatataatatatttattagatttaatataatatatttgttacatttaatattattatttttaatacacaaaactataattttacaatgtataacatgtctttttgaattctattataattagttttttgcttTGAATATACAtgttttgtatattattattaaattctgaagaaaaaattacttaattttaaaataattatttaaagtgtaatattatagaagcggggcggggcggggcgaaattatattaagtccccgggggcggggatggggattaaaaataaatccccacggggaatggggcggggatggggcaGGAAAAAATTATATGGGGCGGGGTtgggaaatgaagtccccgccccgaacccgccccatttttaaccctaaatacacctcttttttctcaaaatccacttttcttaaactatgtgattttttgaaagtggacatgtaatttgaaacggagggagtatttcagAAGACCAGTGACAGTGTGTGATGTGTCGACATTATGCACATCTATGTTCTACCATCATTTTTCTAAAGGTAGGATGCAATAAGCTGATCTTTCTTCACCAATTAAGGACGGTGATATAGTTTGTATATGAAATGCATAAGATTGTAATCACTACCGCAGTATGGAAAGGCCTCTTATGAGGGGAATCTGAAGATGGTGACACACTACTCATTCGAAGAAAACTGCGAGAATGAGTATTATGATTTGAAGCATCATCTGCTTCTCCTCCTTCCCCATCTCCACGGAGTAATCCATCTGAGCCCATTCTGGGAGTGAGATGTCTAGTCATTGACCCAGAATCATTTGTAACATCTACATGAAGTGAAACAGATGGTCGAACAGTCGGCCCCTGCACGGTACTTCgcttctttagttcttcttctgCATTTATTATCTGTTAAGCACCGACATGGGAAACACATTAGCAAGCAACTTCTGGAGCATCCACAAAACTCTTTACAAGCCGAATTAACCAGGGTAAgtagccccccccccccccccccccccccccccctcgtGAAAAAATACCCTGGAAAACTTAGATGCCTACTAAcccacatatataatttatatcacgTTGATTGCATAAACAAAAAATGACACAATCTAATTAATCTATATCTTTATGAGCTAATCAGCTTTTCAAAACCAGGTTTTCAATTAGAGTCTATATAACTATGTTTTTAAGTGGTGTTATTTGAAATTAGATTATCCTAATGTATATTAaggattttaaatttcaaaagaataaaataaaattgatatgtGCTATTTTAGGCTAAAAGAGTTGTTTATGCTATAATCGAGTTATAACATTAATTTCAGTACCtaaattgatttaaataacTATTCTATTGCATTGCCTTTAGTTTgcgaccaaaaaaaaaaacattcatTCAGTGATATGcacatacaaaaaaaaattaagggttGTGGAGAATAAGGAGAACAATTGTTTTGCACTTCTAAAATTGTGgaagaatatatacaaagtACAAACAGTGCATAACAAGACTTCTCACGAATTCTCAAGCCAGAGTTGTTCTCACTTGAGCcggatatatatacatatatgaactAGTGTTGCTTTGATAAATAAGATCTCTTAACTATACTtggtaatataaataaaataattttcacacaataatatagaatataatttcgGATTTTTGCCCTAGCCGAATTCAATACATGGCTACTCCTTGTTATTACCTGTTTCAGTACTTGAACCAAATCATGCTTTTTTGcatttaaaacttttaatttCTCCTCAATCTCCTTTTTCCTATCTTCCTTGTTATCCATCTGAAAAATGATAACATCAAAATTAAATGAGAACATGACACAAAAGTAAGTGTTATCAACAAGAAGAAGATGATCTAAGGAGAAACTAGGACAATCACGGGATAAGTATAAAGCTTAATTCTTGCCGCTGCAGCTTATATCAGGTATGAATTATGATGTGTGGCTTCTATGTAAAGCACAAGGAACTTGTCACTGACTCTGCTGCTCATAAGCCTAGTTACACTAACAATCTAAATTAGGGAGGCAAGATCCGACACAAATTAGTCCGCAGATACACAGATTTGTGTCAGGAGTTGAGTAAATTCAGGCTGATCGGGTTTTTGGGTTCAcctgaaaaaaacaaaaattaacctGAAATATAAAtgctatataatatataatatatatttattagtgaTTACTAATCTACTTATGAACAAAATAATCCTAGAAAGCCCTACAGCAACCACAACCGCTCAGTCCCTCATCTTCCACTCTCTCCACCTATATATATCTACAATCGACTGCTCTATTTCTTTATCTAATCCATATATCTtgatatatgtatgttttatatatttctataacTATCACCTGGAAGCATCAACTCTACTCCATCTGTCTCTAGTCTAGACCACCAAAGGGATTCTTTGCAACTCACTCTCTTTGTGATCTCTGCAATACACGATTAAAAGCTACCTTCGTATGTGTATTAGTAACCAATTATTTAGGATTTGActacaataattttttataaacatcTTTTAGATTGATCTTCTATGGCGATGACGGTTGGTGGTTGGTAGGTGATTTGAGTTCTCGAATAATGTTGGGGCAGATATAAATTCAGGATAGGGATCCGAAAcccaaataatataatatgcctACTGATCCAAAACGAACCCAACCCATTACCCGAAATGACCACCCTAATGTACACAACAACACATGTCATTGCACTCAAGTAAAGCTTAAAACATCAGTCAGGATACTTAGATTCTTTCCATAGCACTCGTTGATAGATAGACTACAGTCAAGAGTCAAGACACTTATGACAAACACAACCAACATAAACTCATCAAGTACATTTAGCGGTTAAATCAAGCTTTCTTAAGGGTTAGCTACACAATATTAGCTAATTCCTCTAATGTTTAATCAGTTTATAACACTTGAGATACACTAAAACAAGTATCCAAcagtacaaaaaaaaaattcacttaaTCGGATACGAAAAACAACCTGAGGGACAGGATTCGGATTCGAAGCACCGGGACTAATCTCGAGAGCCAAGTTATCAACTTTTTCCACCAACTCAGAGTTATCAATGTTGTGATCAGGTGGTTGAAGCTCCTGGAGAGAAGCAGCTTCGGATTGAAGCTTGTCATCTAACTTGAGATTCGGGGGAGCATTGACATCACAATGAGGTGGGGTGGGGGAGGAATCGAGCTTGTGGGGAAGttgattagggttagggttagaaGGAGTGGAGGATTGAAGGAGAGAGAGGGCATTTGATCTGCGGCGGAGAAGAAGCTTGAAGTCTTTGGGGGAGATTGAAGGAGTAGGGGTGAGCCATTCACGGGGAATGTTGGGGACCTTGTGGAGCTTCCCTCTGTGTGCTGATATCGCCaccatctttcttctttaccCTCCGATCCGATTTTGATCATAAGATTCTAATACTcttgttttttataaatttcaaagcTCTTGTTTTTCTGGTACAAAATCGTGTCTCAATTGGAGATTGAGAGGGCTTGATGAATAAGAATTTACTTTTaagtgaatatataaatttctattctttttaagacacttattttataaatttttgtccaaaaaaattataaaatatatttttcaaaaataaaaaattattttttcaaatgaaatgGTTGTCAAATAGGAGTACGTCCTAGTTTAGTGGATTTAGGTTCAGAGTCTTCAGACTAATCAACTATTTAGACAGTGACATGAACTCAAATTGATCTGATTCTAAGAAACTTGTATCTTTAAATACCaacataaattttaagaaaCTGCTCAAACAATGATAATGAATGCATCATCACAATTCTATATGATCCTTAGTTTAAGTTACACATGTGATCAACTTCAGTATACCTTATTCTTAATCATTGTTGAGGTATAATATTAGTCATCTCAAGCTTAATTAGTAGTAGAATGGTTCTTCTAGAAGGCTAGGAAACTCCAAGAACATGTCATGTTCTTCATCCAGCATTGCTTCCACAAATGAACTATTATTTGCTGATGAAGATGGAGCTGGAGATTTAAAACTGTTAAGCATGTCATCATCATTATCGTATTCATT
This genomic window contains:
- the LOC108225111 gene encoding uncharacterized protein LOC108225111; translation: MVAISAHRGKLHKVPNIPREWLTPTPSISPKDFKLLLRRRSNALSLLQSSTPSNPNPNQLPHKLDSSPTPPHCDVNAPPNLKLDDKLQSEAASLQELQPPDHNIDNSELVEKVDNLALEISPGASNPNPVPQMDNKEDRKKEIEEKLKVLNAKKHDLVQVLKQIINAEEELKKRSTVQGPTVRPSVSLHVDVTNDSGSMTRHLTPRMGSDGLLRGDGEGGEADDASNHNTHSRSFLRMSSVSPSSDSPHKRPFHTAVPHSSRATPWASASPSRFAPTGQQGNLASVPTVSASGTNYIASSPSPAASGGTSVFRDARHRSPWN